From a single Nicotiana tomentosiformis chromosome 2, ASM39032v3, whole genome shotgun sequence genomic region:
- the LOC138906020 gene encoding uncharacterized protein → MRACVKIFMLDNREIPRAGLGKDAVMSPPSGEEKTLAPVPKLAKDNKRKRASASEDTELKKRMTRKPRKNIIPLTEEYVQRLRDEDEEEENDGSVLVARVKKIIDAPKAAGSMAVDEAPPRTEGISEKDSGKVPESLEIEVASHRSEQTVGIYEGTGIEALRTEENAPSDSLGAIVIEDSPTLPTFSEGAIREARDLGTLEVDGAHEGEDPFHNLFTGIEDAAGPSDASGLFFKAQRALNRALALHQEVFSKSRGELSRCEADFRGLSEERNALKLLSGQKVEEIKDLRAELAKAHQDQTDLIGQVMTILKTHGLDSGTVTNISVSQLQQKIERIEQLCEDISTIKAESLGVERSQLRGLKENSSAQAKKIGDLEAQLAFELARAKTKAEKAKAEAEAIMAVYRADAEAAQVQAREPTETVHTRAYWIAELAKCQSRRETLEEIHARYFDLTNEIVKAREHEAEAGVLATFDDDDDDGSKSGSENREDLDREEAAPGRDREP, encoded by the exons gcctgggcaaagatgcggtcatgAGCCCCCCGTCTGGCGAGGAAAAGACTTTGGCCCCGGTTCCGAAACTAGCGAAGGACaacaagagaaaaagggcctcggcCTCCGAGGATACAGAACTTAAGAAAAGGATgactcgtaagccgaggaagaacatcatcccTCTGACCGAAGAATATGTtcagcgtctaagggatgaagatgaagaagaagaaaacgacggCTCCGTTCTGGTGGCTCGAGTGAAGAAAAtcatcgatgccccaaaggcagctggATCAATGGCGGTtgatgaggctccgcctcgaactgaggggatatcggagaaggactcgggcaaagtccccgagtcgttGGAGATCGAAGTTGCCTCCCACCGAAGTgaacaaacggtgggtatataTGAAGGGACCGGTATTGAAGCCcttcgaactgaggagaacgccccaagtgactcacttggggcaatagtaatcgaagactcgcccactctccctactttttccgaaggggcaattcgggaagcccgagatttggggaccctcgaggtaGATGGGGCTCATGAGGGAGAGGACCCCTTCCATAATTTGTTTACAGGTATCGAGGATGCTGCCGGCCCGAGTGACGCATCGGGTCTTTTCTTCAAGGCTCAACGTGCCCTGAATCGG GCTTTAGCTCTTCATCAGGAGGTATTTTCCAAGTCTCGGGGAGAGTTGAGCCGATGTGAGGCTGACTTCCGAGGGCTttcggaggagagaaatgccctcaaactTCTTAGTGGGCAAAAAGTGGAAGAGATCAAGGAtcttcgagccgagttggccaaggctcaccaagatcagacagaCCTGATCGGGCAGGTAATGACAATTTTAAAAACCCATGGGCTCGATTCAGGAACGGTGACTAATATTTCAGTCTCTCAGCTGCAGCAGAAGATTGAGAGGATTGAGCAGTTATGTGAGGATATCAGTACgataaaggcggagtccttgggggtggaaagaag tCAGCTCCGAGGCCTAAAGGAGAATAGTTCAGCTCAGGCAAAGAAGATAGGGGATCTCGAGGCTCAGTTGGCTTTCGAACTTGCAAGGGCCAAAACTAAAGCCGAAAAAGCAAAGGCCGAGGCTGAGGCGATCATGGCCGTCTaccgggctgatgctgaagctgctcaggtccaAGCGAGAGAGCCTACCGAGACCGTTcacactcgagcatattggattgccgaactcgccaaatgccaatctcggagggaaaccctcgaggagatccacgctcgatatttcgatcttaccaacgagatagtcaaggctagagagcatgaagccgaAGCTGGAGTGCTGGCCACttttgatgatgatgacgatgatggcagtaagagcgggtccgagaatagGGAGGACCTCGATAGAGAAGAAGCTGCCCCCGGAAGAGATCgggaaccttag